A stretch of DNA from Asticcacaulis sp.:
GCATGAAGCGCGTCAAGGCCCTGATGGCCGAGGGTTTGATCGAGATCGCCCCGGTCGGCTACATGCGCGGCCGCACGCTCAACAACGCCTTCGTGGTCATCGATGAGGCGCAGAACTGCACCTATGTCCAGCTCAAGATGCTGCTCACCCGCCTGGGCTGGAACTCGACCATGGTCGTCACCGGCGATCCGCACCAGTCCGACCTGCTGCCGGGCATTTCCGGCCTGGCCGACGTGGCAGACAAGTTCGAGGCGGTCGAAACTATCGAGGTGGTCCGCCTGAAGGACAAGGACATCGTGCGCCATCCGCTGGTGGCGCAGATGCTGGGCGTGCTGTAGGCGCAGCGACTGCCGCTCAAACGGAAACGGCGGGTTTCGGCCCGCCGTTTTTTTCGCCCCCGGCAAAGAAAAAGCGGCGAGGTCACCCTCGCCGCTTCTCTTGTAGCTGATCTGTCAGAACCTAGAAGTCCTTCGAGACGTTCAGATAGAACTGACGACCGATGATGCCGGTGCTGTATTGGCTTCCGAAAGGATAATTGCCAAAACGGCTTGCCGATCCGGCATAGACGCCTGAACCGATAATCGGCGCATACTTGTCAAACAGGTTATTGACACCGGCAATGACTTCAAAGGTCTTCGCCCGATAACGCAGTTCAAGATCATGCGTGACGAAGGGCGGAACCGAAGCCGCATAGGTAGCGTTCGGGGCGTAAGAGACATTGCCGCCCGTATTACCGGTTTCGTTGCGGAAACCCATATTGCTGGCATTGCCGATGTAGTTGAATGTCCAGGCCAGGGTCCAGTCCTTGTGCGTAAAGCGCGTCTGTACGTCACCCGCCCAATGTTGCTGACCGATCAGCCCCGTATAGTTGTCAATGATCGAGTCCGGATAAAGCTGAATCTTGTCGTACTTATAGTAGGTGAATTTAGCGTCGGACGACAGAGTACCATAGTTGAACTCATGCTCGTAATTGACCGTAAAGTCGATACCTGCACTGGCTTCTGTCGGAATGTTGCGATAGCTGCCATCGATCGTGAGGATCGAATGATAGGTCGGCGACAATGGATCCATATCACGGACAAATTGATCGCAATAGCCCGGCTTGGAGCGGAAATCGACGCTGGCATAGCAGGCGCCCACGACGGCCGCGCCACTGGAACTGATCTGGTTGGCGATCTTGATTTTCCAGAAATCGATCGCCAGTTTGAAGCCCGTGCTCGGCGGCGTCAGAACGAAACCAAGCGTGGTGGCATAAGAGGTTTCAGGCTCCAGATCGGTACCACCGTGTGTCGTGATCACGGCAGATGGATTGGCGCCATCATAATCGCCCGGAATGCCATCCGCCAGACAGTTGGCCTTGATGGTTGGGCTGACCTTCGGGCGGCCCGTGACGGCATCGGTGTCATCATAACGGATGCAGGGGTCGAGACCAAGTTGGTTCAGATAACCGGTTTGGTCATTCAGATACAGTTCGTAGAGAGCCGGCGCCCGGAACGATGTTCCTGCGGTGCCGCGAACGCGGAAGATGTTGTCGACAGCCCAGTTGAAACCAACCTTATAGGTGCCGGAACCGCCAACACTTTTGTAGTTGCTGTAACGGCCCGAAAGGTTGAGTGTCAGGTCTTCAAAGAACTTCTTGCCGCGCACCACCGGTGCTTCCAGTTCGAAGAAGGCTTCAGACAGATGGTCGGTGCCCTTTGTTTCACCCGCCGAAGACTGATTATAGGAATTACCGGAACGCGACAGCTCCCCCGGCAAGTCATCGATCTTGTCTTCACGGAAGCTGACACCAAATGCAGCGCCCAGAGCACCAGCCGGCAATTGATACAGATCACCTGTGATTGTGGCTTCGGCGATGTTCTGTTCATAGACAGTCTTGCCAACGTCCTGGGTGAAATACCAGGCTTCTTCTTCAGGTGTGAGCTTGGCCTTGGTCAGGGCGTCATTGGTGAACAGATTGAGCGGAATACAACCCGCCGGCGCACCGGTGCCACAAGCTTCGCCAGTGGTGGGATCTGAATAGAAAAAGGCATTCTGATCAAAGCCAGTGCCCCAGTCGATCCGATCTGCATAGATAGCGGTGCCGGCATAGGTTCCATCGCTCTTAGAATGTGACACATACGCATCCCAGTTCCAATTGCCTATATTACCGCGCGCTCCCCCAAGGAGACGAGTGAAGTCGACCTTTTGCGTCGAGACAAATTTATGCAAGGCAATCGGCTCAGCAATGGTCGGGAATGGGTTGACCGAGGCATAATCGGAATAATACGGGAACAGTTCTCCGTATTGCGATTGCGATGACTCACGGCGTCCCCACATGAGTTCGGTGTAGAGCTCTGCCCCCCCCATCCAGTCGGGACGATAATTGCCTTGTGCGTAAAGGAACGAGCGTTTTACGGGCGAAAATGCTGTAGAATCAAGCGCTTCCTGAGGATCAAAGTCGATTTGCGAATTCTTCGTAACGGATCTCGAAATCAGGAATGCCGGGTATGCCAACCGTGGTCACCGAACCAGGCATGGAACGGTAGTAACGGTTGGTGAAAACATCAATCACCACGTTCTGCGCCAGGCCATTGGCATTATAGCACTTATATTTGCCGGTATTGACGTCTACCAGATCGGCACGGCTGCCGTCAGCATTATAATAGTAATCCTGCGGGCAAGCCAGGCCAGGACGATCGGACAGATAGAGCGGCTTTTGCTCGTAATATTCGCCGGAAACCAGGATATTGCCTTTGTCGAAGCTCTTGCCCCACATGGCGCTGGCGCTGTAGCTGTCGGCACCGCTCTTTTCGGATTTTAACCCCGAAGCTTCCAGGTGCAGACCGTCATAGTTCTTTGTCGTGATGATATTGACCACGCCGGCGACGGCATCGGAACCATAGATTGACGAAGCGCCGTCGGTGAGGATTTCATAACGCGACACCAGGGATTGCGGAATGAAATTCAGGTCAACCGCACCTACCGTTCCGCTGACGCCGGCAGGCGGCATACGCCGGCCGTTGATCAGAATCAGCGAGCGCTGCGCGCCCAGGCCGCGCAGGGAGAGTGTGTTCACACCATCCCCGCCATCCACTACGTAACCGGTAAAGGTATTGTTGATCTGACCTGCACCGGCCGCGATCGACGAGGATTGCAGTACGTCGGCAGCGCTGATCATGCCGGAAAGGCTCGAACGTTCCGATGTGATGATCTGGACGGGAGCGGCTGAATTGAATTCGGACTTCCGAATACGAGAGCCCGTGACCACAACCTCCGTCGTGCCTTCATCGGCCGGCGCGGCTTCCGGGGCTGCGGGGGCGGCCGTCGTGTCGTTGGCGGGCGGCGCATCCTGGGCAAAAGCCGCCCCCCACATACAGCGTGGTCAGAATGGTGCCGGCCAGCAACCATTTGCGCGTCAAATTCGTCGATTTCGACATAAAAAGCTCCATTGTGTCTGGTCCCCGGACCTGAATGAACACTATCCCGTCACAATTTCGACGCAATAACAAAATGTTTGCAATGCAAACTTATAAGTAATTGTGTGATCACTTTGCCGCACTTCAATAAACGCAAGGCGAAACAGTGTGTTGTGAAGGGCTGATATATTACAAATCGTTCATGTTTGTAGTTCTGAAATACCTAATTGATCAGGCCGCATTTAGGACTTTTCAGGAAATCCTCCATCAGCCCCAGGCTCTGCTCCTGCCACTCTACATGCCACGGCAAGGTGTGCCACATGCCCTTGATTTCGGTGTATTGCACATCCTTGCCAGCCGCTTTCATGGCTGCATAAAACATGCGGGAATGCTCGGTATCGGCCTGGCGGTCGTGGTCTCCGTGGAACAGCAGGATCGGTATATTGGCCTTGTCGACATTCTTCAGCGGATCCATGCCATCGACCGTATGGCCCTGGATATCCCGCTGAACATGACTACCTCCCCACAGATTACCGATGCGTTGCAGGCTGGAAACACCTGCACCGGCAATGGCACATTTGTAAGGACTGTTTGGCCGCACACTGGCAGCGATGGCCGCGAAACCGCCATAGGAATATCCCATGATCGCCATGCGCTTCGGATCAGCAACACCGCGCGACACCATATGCGGCTGCATCATCATTATCGTCCGACATCTTCAGGCCCCACTCGTTATCCCCGGCCTTCCACAACTTGTCTCCCCAACCTTCCGAGCCACGATACTGGGGCTGGATGACGGCGATGCCGCGGGTAGCAAAGAACTGCGGCCAACCAGTCATGTCCCAGGTCTGTTCGTCGCGCGCCCAGGGGCCGCCATGCGGCAGGACGATCAACGGCACCGGTCCCTGATCGGGCGTCCAGCCCGGCGGATAGGTGATGAAGGCCGGAATTTCAAGGCCGTCGCGCGCCTTGTAGGTCACGAATTCCGGTTTACCCAGCGTCTTTAGATCGATCCAAGGTTTGGCGCCCCCCAATGATTGCAGCTTGCCATTCTTGTAAAGGTAATATTGTGGTGGAAAGTCCGGGGATTCAACCTCAACAACCGCCATCTGATAAGTGTCGCGGTTGATGGTCAGGTGTACATTTTTACCAGTAAAGCTGGCTTCTATCGATTTTTGCGCCGCCGCCCATTTCGGATCAAGGTAGCTGACAATGGTATCCGGCCCCTCGACCGCAACCGCGAAGATGTCCGTTTTCTTGTTGGCACGGTCAATGGCGAAGCTGACCTTGTTGATATCGTACTTGTCATTGGCAAACAGAGGCTCCGCCGAGAACGCCTGCGCTTTAATATCGTAATCATAGATGGCACTGTGATCACCGTTTATATTGGTCGAAATCACCAATTGATTTGGGTCGGTGTCAAAACCCAGGATAGTAATGTTTTTGCGGTCGGCCACCTTGTAACTCAATGGCGCATGATAGACCCACTGACCACTAGCCCTATCCTTGATATAGACCTTATACCAGTATTCGCCACTCACGGCGTCTATCTGTTCTCTTATCATCGGTTCGCCGGTATTGAGATCGACGCCGGCCGCCAAATAGTTGAATTCAGTCGAGCCCAGGGCGACGGTTCGCGTCTTGCCAGTCTTAGTATCCAGTTCAAATATTTTCTGGGCAAAATCATCGGGATTGACCGTTTCCATCAGCACCTTGCTGTTATCATAGAGATTCCGGTTGAAAATGGTTGCCGAGATGCCACGCTCCAGGGAATCGCGCACGTCCTTATTGAGTGTGCCCGTCATCTTGAAGGGCTCCTCGATCTTGCGGCCTTCGAGGTCGGAATAGTAGAGCTTGTTGGTAAAGGTCGGCTTGCCGTCACCACCGGTAATCGGCTGTTCGGTGATGAAATATATCTTGTCGTTACTGAAGAAATCGACCGCGATAATGCGCTGGGTCTTAGAGGGTATCCACACCGGCTTCTGACTAAGGTCGTCTGTATTCCAGATCGAAATGACCGGCCATTGCTGGTCCTTTACCGCAATCAGAGCCGCAATATGCTTACCGTCCGGCGAAATGGTTACGCCCGTCAGTTCGTCATAACGCGCCAGGTCGTCGATCGACACAGGCTTGGCCGGCGGCGTATAGGCGGCGTGAGCAATGCCGATAGCCCCTGCCATCAGCCCAACCGACACGGCAGCGACGGCGGTGGATTTCAGCAGGGTTTTAAGAGGATTGAATGATACGCGTGTCATGGGGCAGCGCTCCGGTAAATTTTGCAACAAACTGGCCATGATGCAAAGCCGCCGTCAACCCGTTTGTGGCGGATTGACGGCGCTTTCATGTCACCTTACCAATTTGTAATGCGCCCTGCGCCTATTGGCTTTTCGTAAAAACCCAAGTCGTTTTGCCGGGCACCACGACTTTGAGCCTGCCGCCTTCGCTGGCCACCGCTGCGGCCGGCACCTCTCCCACCACATGCAGGGACTGGATAAACCGCCCCTCCCCCACAGTGGCGCTCAAGGCTTGCGGCACATCGGAGAGATTGACCAGCACCGCCACCTCATCATCAGGCCCTGTGCGCGTGAAAACCAGGGCCGGATCGCCGGCCTTCGACTGCACCGTCATTTCACCCGTGCCGAAGACCGGATGATCACGGCGGAGCGTATAAAGCGCGCGGTAGTATTCGAGCAGCGAATGGGGATCACCCGCCTCGATCGCCACATTCTGGCTGGCGACATTGATCGCCACGTCGCGGTAAGGCCTACCCGTGGTAAAACCTGCCGTGCGTGGGTAGCCGGTCCAGCTCATCGGCGACCTGATACCGGGATCGTTGAATACGCCGCCATTGCTCATGCCGATTTCCTCACCGTAATAGGCAAACGGCGTGGCCGAGGCCAGGATTGAGATGGCGGCGGAGAGTTTGTAATCCGCCGGATCATTGACACCAAACTGGTTCATCAGCCGGTCACCGACATAAGCGTCATGGCTTTGCAGGGCCAGCGGCATCAAATCCCGATTGGGATTGGCAAGTTGCCTGACCAGTGGCGCCTGTAGTGCGTCCTTTTTCGCGCTGTCGATAATCGATCCCTGCACGCCATAGGCAAAGGCGCTGCACGCCTTGACATACATGTCCGCCCCTTCCGAGGCTTCGCAGATCATGTAGCGGTTATCGTATTCATCGAGCGTTTCCCGCAGCTTCGCCACGATGCCCGGATTGGCGGTGTTGTTGAAATAGGCTTTCGGGCCGTCCTCGATCAGCATGGTGACGGCATCCAGCCGAAAGCCATCCACGCCCTTGTTCATCCAGAAACGCATGGTGTCCTGAAGATAGGTGATCACCTTCGGGTTCTTCAGATTCATGTCCGGCATGGAATCCGAGAAGACGCCATAATAGAGCCCGACCCCACCGGGCACGATCTTCGTCACCGGTTTCCAGGGATCATTATAATAGGCGCCGCTGACCCCGCGCATCTTTTGATTATACCAGCCAGGGTTTTTATCTGCGAAGACATACCAGTCGCGGTATGGGCTGGCCTTCGATTTCGCCGCATCCTGGAAAATGGCATTGCCGCTACCGGAGTGATTGACGACGAAATCGAGAATAACGCCAATGCCGCGCTTGTGGGCTTCCTGCACGAAGCGCTCGAAGTCCGCCATGGTGCCGTAATCCGGATTGACGGCGCGATAATCATTGACGGCATAGCCGTGGTCGCCGTCCTGGCTGGGCATCATCGGCATCAGCCAGATACCGGTTACGCCGAGATCGTGCAGATAATCGAGCTGCGAGGTCAGGCCGTTGAAGTCGCCCACCCCATCACCGTCGCTGTCCTTGTAGGAGCGGACGAAGATTTCCATGAAGGCGGCGGTTTTGTTCCAGTCCTTCGGCAGGGCGCTGGCCTTGGCCTCAACGGCCACGGGCGAGACATCAATCTGCGCCTGAGCGGCGCCCGCCAGGGCCAGTATGGATACGGCGGCGCATAGCGCGATACGCTTCAAAGACATGATTCAGCTCCCTTTATTTTATTCTGTGCCGGCAAGGTGGCACCTCGCCCGCGGCTTGGGAAGCTGAATACGTATGCGGAAATTATTGCTCCATGACGCGGACATCGCGCCAATTGGGCTGGAACGACCAGACCTTGGCGCCGTGAGCGGTAATGACTATACGATGCTCACCCCGCCATTTGACCGACAGGCTGACCGGTTTCTGAGGATTTGACGCATCGAAGATTGCCACAGCCGTCCGGCCATTCATCAGCCCCTCCGTGCGGCGCAGAAAGACCTCCTGTACTGGTGAGCCCCACACACAATCCTTGTTGATGACTTCCGCCTGATAATGACCGGTCGGTGAGTCAATCGTATCGACAGGCTCTTCCGTACACAGGCCGATGCGATTGCAGCCCGACAGGATCAGGCTGCTGCCGGCAATAAGGATAAATCTGAAGACCAGGGCAAACATTGGCGTTGCATCGTTTCCCGCACGGCAATAGTTGCCGCTCAGGTAAACTTACGCCTCAAGGGTTAATATTTTCCACATCTGTGGAAATGTGACACACGCCCCCTGATGCCAATTTACACATTCCTTGCAAGTAAAGGGAAAGCCCGCATTTTCAAACTATTCCCACGGCCGCATCCTCCTGTGGATAAAGGAGCGCACGCCATGGATATCTACGCCTATATCGTCCGCGATCATCGCAAACTGTCTGGCCTGATGGATGACCTGATGTCGATCCGGTTGCCCGCGGTCAGACAAACCCTTTTCGATCAGATCAAAACCGAGCTGTCCGCGCACAGCGATTCCGAGGAGCGCACCTTCTATGCCGCCCTTGAACACGCCATCCCGACCCAGGAAATGAACGACAAACTCGAACATTCAGAGCACGAGCACCATGAAATAAAGGCTTTGCTCCATGTGCTGGACCGGTTGTCGATCAGCAGCGAGGAATGGATGGAAAAGTTCGGCGAGCTGAAATTCGCTGTCGAGCATCACGTTGCCAAGGAGGAAGGCGAGATATTCCCCCGCGCCAAGGAAGCCATTTCCCCGCTCGACGCCCATCGCCTGGCCCTGCAGATGGATGCGCTGAAACAGCAAATCCTGGCGGGGCATGACAATGAGACCGTCATCTATTTATAGACAGGCCGGCGCACTCTCACGGATCACGCCGCGGGCTTGGCAAACATCTTCGCCAGTGC
This window harbors:
- a CDS encoding TonB-dependent receptor gives rise to the protein MWGRRESSQSQYGELFPYYSDYASVNPFPTIAEPIALHKFVSTQKVDFTRLLGGARGNIGNWNWDAYVSHSKSDGTYAGTAIYADRIDWGTGFDQNAFFYSDPTTGEACGTGAPAGCIPLNLFTNDALTKAKLTPEEEAWYFTQDVGKTVYEQNIAEATITGDLYQLPAGALGAAFGVSFREDKIDDLPGELSRSGNSYNQSSAGETKGTDHLSEAFFELEAPVVRGKKFFEDLTLNLSGRYSNYKSVGGSGTYKVGFNWAVDNIFRVRGTAGTSFRAPALYELYLNDQTGYLNQLGLDPCIRYDDTDAVTGRPKVSPTIKANCLADGIPGDYDGANPSAVITTHGGTDLEPETSYATTLGFVLTPPSTGFKLAIDFWKIKIANQISSSGAAVVGACYASVDFRSKPGYCDQFVRDMDPLSPTYHSILTIDGSYRNIPTEASAGIDFTVNYEHEFNYGTLSSDAKFTYYKYDKIQLYPDSIIDNYTGLIGQQHWAGDVQTRFTHKDWTLAWTFNYIGNASNMGFRNETGNTGGNVSYAPNATYAASVPPFVTHDLELRYRAKTFEVIAGVNNLFDKYAPIIGSGVYAGSASRFGNYPFGSQYSTGIIGRQFYLNVSKDF
- a CDS encoding TonB-dependent receptor plug domain-containing protein, which produces MWGAAFAQDAPPANDTTAAPAAPEAAPADEGTTEVVVTGSRIRKSEFNSAAPVQIITSERSSLSGMISAADVLQSSSIAAGAGQINNTFTGYVVDGGDGVNTLSLRGLGAQRSLILINGRRMPPAGVSGTVGAVDLNFIPQSLVSRYEILTDGASSIYGSDAVAGVVNIITTKNYDGLHLEASGLKSEKSGADSYSASAMWGKSFDKGNILVSGEYYEQKPLYLSDRPGLACPQDYYYNADGSRADLVDVNTGKYKCYNANGLAQNVVIDVFTNRYYRSMPGSVTTVGIPGIPDFEIRYEEFANRL
- a CDS encoding prolyl oligopeptidase family serine peptidase is translated as MMQPHMVSRGVADPKRMAIMGYSYGGFAAIAASVRPNSPYKCAIAGAGVSSLQRIGNLWGGSHVQRDIQGHTVDGMDPLKNVDKANIPILLFHGDHDRQADTEHSRMFYAAMKAAGKDVQYTEIKGMWHTLPWHVEWQEQSLGLMEDFLKSPKCGLIN
- a CDS encoding S9 family peptidase → MTRVSFNPLKTLLKSTAVAAVSVGLMAGAIGIAHAAYTPPAKPVSIDDLARYDELTGVTISPDGKHIAALIAVKDQQWPVISIWNTDDLSQKPVWIPSKTQRIIAVDFFSNDKIYFITEQPITGGDGKPTFTNKLYYSDLEGRKIEEPFKMTGTLNKDVRDSLERGISATIFNRNLYDNSKVLMETVNPDDFAQKIFELDTKTGKTRTVALGSTEFNYLAAGVDLNTGEPMIREQIDAVSGEYWYKVYIKDRASGQWVYHAPLSYKVADRKNITILGFDTDPNQLVISTNINGDHSAIYDYDIKAQAFSAEPLFANDKYDINKVSFAIDRANKKTDIFAVAVEGPDTIVSYLDPKWAAAQKSIEASFTGKNVHLTINRDTYQMAVVEVESPDFPPQYYLYKNGKLQSLGGAKPWIDLKTLGKPEFVTYKARDGLEIPAFITYPPGWTPDQGPVPLIVLPHGGPWARDEQTWDMTGWPQFFATRGIAVIQPQYRGSEGWGDKLWKAGDNEWGLKMSDDNDDAAAYGVARCC
- a CDS encoding alpha-amylase family glycosyl hydrolase translates to MSLKRIALCAAVSILALAGAAQAQIDVSPVAVEAKASALPKDWNKTAAFMEIFVRSYKDSDGDGVGDFNGLTSQLDYLHDLGVTGIWLMPMMPSQDGDHGYAVNDYRAVNPDYGTMADFERFVQEAHKRGIGVILDFVVNHSGSGNAIFQDAAKSKASPYRDWYVFADKNPGWYNQKMRGVSGAYYNDPWKPVTKIVPGGVGLYYGVFSDSMPDMNLKNPKVITYLQDTMRFWMNKGVDGFRLDAVTMLIEDGPKAYFNNTANPGIVAKLRETLDEYDNRYMICEASEGADMYVKACSAFAYGVQGSIIDSAKKDALQAPLVRQLANPNRDLMPLALQSHDAYVGDRLMNQFGVNDPADYKLSAAISILASATPFAYYGEEIGMSNGGVFNDPGIRSPMSWTGYPRTAGFTTGRPYRDVAINVASQNVAIEAGDPHSLLEYYRALYTLRRDHPVFGTGEMTVQSKAGDPALVFTRTGPDDEVAVLVNLSDVPQALSATVGEGRFIQSLHVVGEVPAAAVASEGGRLKVVVPGKTTWVFTKSQ
- a CDS encoding hemerythrin domain-containing protein yields the protein MDIYAYIVRDHRKLSGLMDDLMSIRLPAVRQTLFDQIKTELSAHSDSEERTFYAALEHAIPTQEMNDKLEHSEHEHHEIKALLHVLDRLSISSEEWMEKFGELKFAVEHHVAKEEGEIFPRAKEAISPLDAHRLALQMDALKQQILAGHDNETVIYL